A stretch of Usitatibacter palustris DNA encodes these proteins:
- a CDS encoding MaoC family dehydratase, translated as MSDAGTPVPTGSRPPDGFFFEDFAVGQRFGHATPRTITAGDCALYIGLTGARQPVHCAEPVARALGHPSCPVDDLLVFHLGFGKTVNDISYNAIANLGYAGLRFHEPVYVGDTLKSQTQVIGLKQNSNGKGGVVYVASRALNQHGRVVLDLARWVMVSKRNAAAPAPATVVPELPREVAVADLAVPKFLKPGALDLVATGGARLWDDYKAGETIDHPGGMTLEESDHMMATRLYQITSHIHFDAFRALSNQFGKRLIYGGHVISTGRALSHDGLENAFQIAAINGGTHANPTFAGDTLYCRHVVLDRMALPGRDDIGALRLRMLVAKNVTLAQLPAIAPGEKNGSVVLDLDYTVLIPRRQKP; from the coding sequence GTGAGCGACGCAGGAACCCCTGTTCCGACGGGCTCGCGTCCGCCCGACGGATTCTTCTTCGAGGACTTCGCGGTCGGCCAGCGCTTCGGCCACGCCACGCCGCGCACCATCACCGCCGGCGATTGCGCGCTCTACATCGGCCTCACCGGCGCACGCCAGCCCGTGCATTGCGCCGAACCCGTCGCCCGCGCGCTCGGCCATCCCTCCTGCCCCGTCGATGACCTGCTCGTCTTCCACCTGGGCTTCGGCAAGACGGTGAACGACATCTCGTACAACGCGATCGCGAACCTCGGTTATGCGGGTCTGCGGTTCCACGAGCCGGTGTACGTGGGCGATACGCTGAAATCGCAGACGCAGGTGATCGGCCTCAAGCAGAACTCCAACGGCAAGGGTGGCGTCGTGTACGTCGCCTCGCGCGCGTTGAACCAGCATGGCCGCGTCGTGCTCGACCTCGCCCGCTGGGTGATGGTGTCCAAGCGCAATGCCGCCGCACCCGCCCCCGCGACCGTCGTGCCGGAGTTGCCGCGCGAAGTGGCTGTGGCCGATCTCGCGGTGCCCAAATTCCTGAAGCCCGGCGCGCTGGACCTTGTTGCCACCGGTGGCGCGCGGCTCTGGGATGACTACAAGGCCGGCGAGACGATCGACCACCCGGGCGGCATGACGCTCGAAGAATCCGATCACATGATGGCCACACGCCTGTACCAGATCACGTCGCACATCCACTTCGACGCGTTCCGGGCGCTCTCCAACCAGTTCGGCAAGCGCCTGATCTACGGCGGCCACGTGATCTCGACCGGACGCGCGCTTTCCCATGACGGGCTGGAGAACGCGTTCCAGATCGCCGCGATCAACGGCGGCACGCATGCGAACCCCACCTTCGCGGGCGACACCTTGTATTGCCGGCACGTGGTGCTCGACCGGATGGCGTTGCCCGGCCGCGACGACATCGGCGCCCTGCGCCTGCGCATGCTGGTCGCGAAGAACGTGACCCTTGCGCAGCTGCCGGCCATTGCGCCCGGTGAAAAGAACGGGTCGGTCGTACTGGACCTCGACTACACCGTGCTCATTCCACGCCGGCAAAAGCCCTAA
- a CDS encoding HpcH/HpaI aldolase/citrate lyase family protein translates to MAAKHPNEALFAGEKSLPVIPACEHFAGSEKLITKALELQVKLGPVFDITCDCEDGAEAGREQAHAEMIVSVLTSAKNTHAMAGARIHDYTHPHWKKDVDILVGGAGAKLAYVTIPKCTSVAQAEEMIGYIQKVAKDTKAGREIPVHVLVETHGALHDAYRIAALPSVQVLDFGLMDFVSGHHGAVHASNMRSPGQFEHALIVRAKTEVVASALAHGVVPAHNVSLDLKNPYNVFRDAWKARNEFGFLRMWSIHPSQIQAIVDAMKPDLGEVADGAAILLAAQKVNWGPIQYDGELHDRATYRYFWTLLQKASVTGVSIPEEADEAFFSKKAVAA, encoded by the coding sequence ATGGCAGCGAAACACCCCAATGAAGCGCTGTTCGCCGGCGAGAAATCCCTCCCGGTGATTCCGGCCTGCGAGCACTTCGCGGGCAGCGAGAAGCTGATCACCAAGGCGCTCGAGCTCCAGGTGAAGCTCGGCCCCGTGTTCGACATCACCTGCGACTGCGAGGACGGCGCCGAGGCCGGGCGCGAGCAGGCGCATGCGGAGATGATCGTCTCGGTGCTCACCTCGGCGAAGAACACGCACGCGATGGCGGGTGCCCGCATCCACGACTACACGCATCCGCACTGGAAGAAGGATGTGGACATCCTCGTGGGCGGCGCGGGTGCGAAGCTCGCGTACGTGACCATCCCGAAGTGCACGTCGGTCGCGCAGGCCGAGGAAATGATCGGCTACATCCAGAAGGTCGCGAAGGACACGAAGGCCGGGCGCGAGATTCCCGTGCACGTCCTCGTCGAGACCCACGGCGCGCTGCACGACGCGTATCGCATCGCCGCCCTGCCCTCGGTCCAGGTGCTCGACTTCGGCCTCATGGATTTCGTGAGCGGCCATCACGGCGCCGTGCATGCGTCCAACATGCGCTCCCCTGGCCAGTTCGAGCACGCGCTGATCGTGCGCGCCAAGACGGAAGTCGTCGCCTCGGCCCTCGCCCACGGCGTCGTGCCCGCGCACAACGTCTCGCTCGATCTCAAGAACCCCTACAACGTCTTCCGCGATGCGTGGAAGGCGCGCAACGAGTTCGGGTTCCTCCGCATGTGGAGCATCCACCCGTCGCAGATCCAGGCGATCGTCGATGCCATGAAGCCCGACCTCGGCGAAGTGGCCGACGGCGCGGCGATCCTCCTCGCGGCGCAGAAGGTGAACTGGGGTCCGATCCAGTACGACGGCGAGCTTCACGACCGCGCGACGTATCGCTATTTCTGGACGCTCCTGCAAAAGGCGAGCGTCACCGGCGTTTCCATTCCCGAGGAGGCGGACGAGGCCTTCTTCTCCAAGAAAGCGGTGGCAGCATGA
- the sdhC gene encoding succinate dehydrogenase, cytochrome b556 subunit, whose translation MTSAPRPRPKYYDLNLLHLPPAGLVSIFHRVTGGLLFLGIPVLLYTLQLALSSEAGFETVRACLTSPLMKVVLLGITWLYAHHFFAGIRYLLLDFHIGIEKRPSGISARVVLALGVIATLVVAGMIW comes from the coding sequence ATGACGTCCGCGCCCAGGCCGCGACCGAAGTACTACGACCTCAACCTGCTGCACCTCCCTCCGGCGGGGCTCGTCTCGATTTTCCATCGCGTGACCGGAGGCCTGCTGTTCCTGGGCATCCCGGTGCTTCTCTACACGCTGCAGCTCGCGCTTTCTTCCGAGGCGGGCTTCGAGACGGTGAGGGCGTGCCTGACGTCGCCGCTCATGAAGGTCGTCTTGCTGGGCATCACCTGGCTCTACGCACACCATTTCTTCGCGGGTATTCGCTACCTCCTGCTCGATTTCCACATCGGCATCGAGAAGCGTCCTTCAGGCATTTCCGCGCGGGTGGTCCTGGCGCTCGGCGTCATCGCGACGCTGGTCGTCGCCGGGATGATCTGGTGA
- a CDS encoding GntR family transcriptional regulator → MPAKPVATPSFRPLYEQIRILLTQSLVAGEWKPGEAIPSETDLAERFRVSQGTVRKAIDELASEHILVRRQGKGTFVASHSEPAYQYRFLRVLPDSGEKLTPQNRFLEVKKARASGEAAKALGLKAGTPTLIIKRLMLFQSKPVVLDEIVLAASTCPGATVARLESFRGSMYSFYETVYGLRMIRAEERVRAIEADTFAAEQLAVARGSPILCVDRIAYTYGDKPVEWRRGLCVTSGFSYTNELS, encoded by the coding sequence ATGCCTGCGAAGCCCGTTGCGACCCCTTCCTTCAGGCCGCTCTACGAGCAGATCCGCATCCTGCTCACGCAAAGCCTGGTGGCCGGCGAATGGAAGCCGGGAGAGGCGATTCCCTCGGAAACCGACCTCGCCGAGCGCTTCCGCGTGAGCCAGGGCACGGTGCGAAAGGCGATCGACGAGCTCGCGAGCGAGCACATCCTCGTGCGCCGGCAGGGCAAGGGCACCTTCGTCGCTTCGCACAGCGAACCGGCTTACCAATATCGATTCCTGCGCGTGCTTCCGGATTCCGGCGAGAAGCTCACGCCGCAGAACCGTTTCCTTGAAGTGAAGAAGGCCCGCGCGAGCGGGGAGGCGGCGAAGGCGCTCGGCCTCAAGGCGGGCACGCCCACGCTGATCATCAAGCGGCTGATGCTGTTCCAGTCGAAGCCCGTGGTGCTCGACGAGATCGTTCTCGCCGCGAGCACCTGCCCGGGCGCGACCGTCGCGCGGCTCGAATCCTTCCGCGGCTCGATGTACAGCTTCTACGAAACCGTCTACGGGCTGCGCATGATCCGCGCGGAGGAAAGAGTGCGTGCGATCGAGGCCGATACGTTCGCCGCGGAGCAGCTCGCGGTGGCGCGCGGCTCGCCCATCCTCTGCGTGGACCGCATCGCGTACACGTACGGCGACAAGCCGGTCGAGTGGCGCCGCGGCCTGTGCGTGACCTCGGGGTTTTCCTATACCAATGAACTCAGCTGA
- the gltA gene encoding citrate synthase, whose product MEAKGKATLSYDDGKTLELPVYGGTIGPDVIDIRTLYGKTGKFTYDPGFLATASCSSKITYIDGDAGVLLYRGYPIEQLATHCDFLEVCYLLLNGELPSPEEKKTFDWTVTRHTMVHEQLARLYQGFRRDSHPMAVMVGVVGALSAFYHDSLDINNPDHRQISAFRLIAKLPTIVAMAYKYNMGQPFMYPKNSLGYTDNFMRMMFGVPAEEYEVNPVLSRALDRILILHADHEQNASTSTVRLAGSSGANPFACIASGIACLWGPAHGGANEAALQMLMDIQKDGGLEKVGEFIKKAKDKNSGVKLMGFGHRVYKNYDPRAKLMQETTREVLAAVGAENDPLLKLAMALEKIALEDEYFVSRKLYPNVDFYSGIVQRALGIPVSMFTCIFSMARTVGWIAQWNEMISDPEQKIGRPRQLYQGATKRDVVPIAKRGK is encoded by the coding sequence ATGGAAGCAAAAGGCAAGGCGACACTCAGCTACGACGACGGCAAGACGCTCGAGTTGCCGGTCTATGGCGGCACGATCGGCCCGGACGTCATCGACATCCGCACCCTCTACGGCAAGACGGGGAAGTTCACGTACGACCCGGGCTTCCTCGCGACCGCCTCGTGCAGCTCGAAGATCACCTACATCGACGGCGATGCCGGCGTGCTCCTCTACCGGGGCTACCCGATCGAGCAGCTCGCGACCCATTGCGACTTCCTCGAGGTCTGCTACCTGCTGCTCAACGGCGAGCTGCCCTCGCCCGAGGAGAAGAAGACCTTCGACTGGACCGTGACGCGCCACACAATGGTGCATGAGCAGTTGGCCCGCCTGTACCAGGGCTTCCGCCGCGACTCGCACCCGATGGCGGTGATGGTCGGCGTGGTCGGCGCGCTCTCGGCCTTCTATCACGACTCGCTCGACATCAATAACCCGGATCACCGCCAGATCTCCGCGTTCCGCCTGATCGCGAAGCTGCCGACGATCGTGGCGATGGCCTACAAATACAACATGGGCCAGCCGTTCATGTACCCCAAGAATTCGCTGGGCTACACGGACAACTTCATGCGGATGATGTTCGGCGTGCCCGCCGAAGAGTACGAGGTGAACCCCGTGCTCTCGCGCGCCCTCGATCGCATCCTGATCCTGCATGCCGACCACGAGCAGAACGCTTCCACCTCGACGGTGCGCCTCGCGGGCTCCTCGGGTGCCAATCCGTTCGCGTGCATCGCCTCGGGCATCGCCTGCCTCTGGGGCCCGGCGCACGGCGGCGCCAACGAAGCCGCGCTGCAGATGCTCATGGATATCCAGAAGGATGGCGGCCTCGAGAAGGTCGGCGAGTTCATCAAGAAGGCGAAGGACAAGAACTCGGGCGTGAAGCTGATGGGCTTCGGCCACCGCGTCTACAAGAACTACGACCCGCGCGCGAAGCTCATGCAGGAAACCACGCGCGAAGTGCTCGCGGCGGTGGGTGCGGAGAACGATCCGCTGCTCAAGCTCGCGATGGCGCTCGAGAAGATCGCGCTGGAAGACGAGTACTTCGTCTCCCGCAAGCTCTACCCGAACGTGGATTTCTATTCGGGAATCGTGCAACGCGCGCTCGGAATTCCGGTCTCCATGTTTACGTGCATCTTCTCGATGGCGCGCACCGTGGGCTGGATCGCGCAGTGGAACGAGATGATCTCGGACCCCGAGCAGAAAATCGGCCGCCCGCGCCAGCTCTACCAGGGTGCAACCAAGCGGGACGTCGTGCCGATCGCGAAGCGCGGCAAGTAA
- the sdhD gene encoding succinate dehydrogenase, hydrophobic membrane anchor protein, with protein sequence MKNFLWDWFLQRATGAVMAIYTPIVVVCVLMHRPGTFADWKALFASAPMRVATLVFMIALLYHAWVGMRDIILDYVKPAGVRGFLKFAIAIALVAYLAWSVAILWGR encoded by the coding sequence GTGAAGAACTTCCTCTGGGACTGGTTCCTGCAGCGCGCCACCGGCGCGGTGATGGCGATCTACACGCCGATCGTCGTCGTGTGCGTCCTGATGCATCGCCCCGGCACCTTCGCCGACTGGAAGGCGCTGTTCGCCTCCGCCCCGATGCGCGTGGCCACCCTCGTCTTCATGATCGCGCTGCTCTATCACGCGTGGGTCGGCATGCGCGACATCATTCTCGATTACGTGAAGCCCGCCGGCGTGCGCGGCTTCCTCAAGTTCGCGATCGCCATCGCGCTGGTGGCTTACCTCGCCTGGTCCGTGGCGATCCTCTGGGGGCGATAG
- a CDS encoding succinate dehydrogenase iron-sulfur subunit, whose translation MKFRIQRYNPDKDEKPYFQDYDVEMGPADRMLLDALVRIKTLDDTLSLRRSCREGICGSDAMNINGKNGLACITKIVELTEPVVIKPLPGLPVIRDLIVDMTHFFAQYHSVQPYLVNDEKPPEKERLQSPAERAVLDGLYECILCACCSTACPSFWWNPDKFVGPAGLLNAYRFIADSRDRDMTRRLDDLKDPYRLFRCHTIMNCVDVCPKGLNPTHAIGRIKELMLRKAG comes from the coding sequence ATGAAATTCCGCATCCAGCGCTACAACCCGGACAAGGACGAGAAGCCTTACTTCCAGGACTACGACGTGGAGATGGGTCCTGCAGACCGCATGCTCCTCGACGCGCTTGTCCGCATCAAGACGCTCGATGACACGCTGAGCCTGCGCCGCTCCTGCCGCGAAGGCATCTGCGGCTCGGACGCGATGAACATCAACGGCAAGAACGGCCTCGCCTGCATCACGAAGATCGTCGAGCTCACCGAGCCCGTCGTGATCAAGCCGCTGCCGGGCCTGCCCGTGATCCGCGACCTCATCGTGGACATGACGCACTTCTTCGCGCAGTACCACTCGGTGCAGCCGTACCTCGTGAACGACGAGAAGCCGCCCGAGAAGGAGCGCCTGCAGTCGCCCGCGGAGCGCGCCGTGCTCGACGGCCTCTACGAATGCATCCTGTGCGCCTGCTGCTCGACCGCGTGCCCGTCGTTCTGGTGGAACCCGGACAAGTTCGTCGGCCCCGCGGGATTGCTCAACGCCTATCGCTTCATTGCCGACAGCCGCGACCGGGACATGACGCGCCGGCTCGACGACCTGAAGGACCCGTATCGCCTCTTCCGCTGCCACACGATCATGAATTGCGTGGATGTCTGCCCGAAGGGGCTCAACCCCACGCACGCCATCGGACGCATTAAGGAGCTGATGCTGCGCAAGGCGGGGTGA
- a CDS encoding HpcH/HpaI aldolase/citrate lyase family protein yields the protein MNPYFRPRRSMLYVPGCAPRYLNKARTLRVDSVILDLGDPILVEAKEQSRKNVVEAVLAGGYGRREVVVRVNDLESPWGRDDVKAVARCGAEAVLFPNIESKADVQTALTALDAAGGSHLPIMVMVESPIAVLRAEEIASASDRIACIVMATSDLLNQLHGRRTPDRIAVVHSLGRVLLAGRAYDRAVVDGISTDLKDMQAFEFGCRLARDLGFDGKSLVHPFQLPYCNDAFTPKAHDLAAANEVIEALEHANREGRGTVVVNGRLVEGHHVKASKRMLALADMIEKLEAGQ from the coding sequence ATGAACCCCTACTTCCGCCCGCGCCGCTCGATGCTTTACGTCCCCGGTTGCGCGCCCCGCTACCTGAACAAGGCGCGGACCCTGCGGGTGGACTCGGTGATCCTGGATCTGGGCGACCCGATCCTCGTCGAAGCCAAGGAACAGTCCCGGAAAAACGTCGTGGAAGCGGTGCTCGCGGGCGGTTACGGCCGTCGGGAAGTCGTCGTGCGAGTGAACGACCTCGAATCGCCCTGGGGCCGCGACGACGTGAAGGCCGTCGCCCGCTGCGGCGCCGAGGCGGTCCTCTTTCCCAATATCGAATCGAAGGCCGATGTGCAGACGGCGCTGACCGCGCTCGACGCCGCGGGCGGCAGCCACTTGCCGATCATGGTGATGGTGGAAAGCCCCATCGCCGTGCTGCGCGCCGAAGAAATCGCGTCCGCCTCGGATCGCATCGCCTGCATCGTGATGGCGACGTCCGACCTCCTCAACCAGCTCCACGGCCGGCGCACGCCCGATCGCATCGCGGTGGTGCATAGCCTGGGCCGCGTGCTGCTCGCGGGCCGCGCCTACGACCGCGCCGTGGTCGATGGCATCTCCACCGACCTCAAGGACATGCAGGCGTTCGAGTTCGGCTGCCGCCTCGCGCGCGACCTCGGGTTCGACGGCAAGAGCCTCGTGCACCCCTTCCAGCTTCCTTATTGCAACGATGCCTTCACGCCCAAGGCGCACGATCTCGCGGCGGCCAATGAAGTGATCGAGGCGCTCGAGCACGCCAATCGCGAGGGCCGCGGTACGGTCGTCGTCAACGGCCGCCTCGTCGAGGGCCATCACGTGAAGGCATCCAAGCGGATGCTCGCCCTCGCGGACATGATCGAAAAGCTCGAGGCCGGGCAGTGA
- the sdhA gene encoding succinate dehydrogenase flavoprotein subunit, whose amino-acid sequence MLKALPVRKFDAVIVGAGGSGLRAALELSHAGLKVAALSKVFPTRSHTVAAQGGVGAALGNMGEDNWHWHMYDTVKGSDWLGDQDAIEFMCKMAPEVVIELEHFGMPFDRNDNGTIYQRPFGGHSQNFGEKPVQRSCCAADRTGHAMLHALYQRNVLAKTQFFVEWMALDIIKDAEGRVLGVTAMEMETGEIVIFQGKATLFATGGAGRIYAYSTNAFINTGDGLGMAARAGFPIEDSEFWQFHPTGVAGAGVLITEGVRGEGGILLNKDGERFMERYAPTMKDLASRDVVSRAMATEIKEGRGAGEHADYILLKLDHLGPEVINKRLPGIREIAKKFANVDPVKEPIPVVPTCHYHMGGIPTNYRGEVVVPKGADKASVVAGFYAAGECGCASIHGANRLGTNSLTDLLVMGKSSGMSIIEFLKSDGLTHPELPKDAGEYSVARVARLDAQKDGASVDATRAEIQRTMQGHCGVFRFPDLMEQGVAKIRALEGNIGRLQITDKSKVFNTARIEALELENLYEVARATMVSAEARKETRGSHDRADFHARDDVNWLKHSLWYKEGDRLDYKAVNLKPLSVDSFAPKARVY is encoded by the coding sequence ATGCTCAAGGCTCTTCCGGTTCGCAAGTTCGACGCGGTCATCGTAGGGGCGGGCGGTTCGGGCCTGCGTGCGGCGCTCGAGCTCTCCCACGCCGGCCTCAAGGTTGCGGCTCTTTCGAAAGTGTTCCCGACGCGCTCGCATACGGTGGCGGCGCAAGGCGGCGTCGGCGCGGCACTGGGCAACATGGGCGAGGACAACTGGCACTGGCACATGTACGACACCGTGAAGGGGTCGGACTGGCTGGGCGACCAGGACGCGATCGAGTTCATGTGCAAGATGGCGCCCGAAGTCGTGATCGAGCTCGAGCACTTCGGCATGCCCTTCGACCGCAACGACAACGGCACCATCTACCAGCGCCCGTTCGGCGGCCACTCGCAGAACTTCGGCGAGAAGCCCGTGCAGCGCAGCTGCTGCGCCGCGGACCGCACCGGCCACGCGATGCTCCATGCGCTCTACCAGCGCAACGTGCTCGCGAAGACGCAGTTCTTCGTCGAGTGGATGGCGCTCGACATCATCAAGGACGCCGAGGGCCGCGTGCTCGGCGTCACCGCGATGGAAATGGAAACCGGGGAGATTGTGATCTTCCAGGGCAAGGCCACGCTGTTCGCGACGGGCGGAGCGGGGCGCATCTATGCGTACTCGACCAACGCCTTCATCAATACCGGCGATGGCCTGGGCATGGCCGCGCGCGCGGGCTTCCCGATCGAGGATTCCGAGTTCTGGCAGTTCCACCCGACCGGTGTGGCGGGTGCGGGCGTGCTCATTACCGAGGGCGTGCGCGGCGAAGGCGGCATCCTGCTCAACAAGGATGGCGAGCGCTTCATGGAGCGCTACGCGCCCACGATGAAGGACCTCGCTTCACGCGACGTCGTCTCGCGCGCGATGGCCACCGAAATCAAGGAAGGCCGGGGTGCGGGCGAGCATGCCGACTACATCCTGCTCAAGCTCGACCACCTCGGCCCCGAAGTGATCAACAAGCGCCTGCCCGGCATCCGCGAGATCGCCAAGAAATTCGCGAACGTCGATCCGGTGAAGGAACCCATTCCCGTCGTGCCCACGTGCCATTACCACATGGGCGGCATCCCCACGAACTACCGTGGCGAAGTGGTCGTGCCCAAGGGCGCGGACAAGGCCTCGGTGGTTGCGGGTTTCTACGCCGCGGGCGAGTGCGGCTGCGCCTCGATCCATGGCGCCAATCGCCTGGGGACCAATTCGCTCACCGATCTTCTCGTGATGGGCAAGAGCTCGGGCATGAGCATCATCGAGTTCCTGAAGAGCGATGGCCTCACGCATCCGGAGCTGCCGAAGGATGCCGGCGAGTACTCCGTCGCCCGCGTGGCGAGGCTCGATGCGCAGAAGGACGGCGCCAGCGTCGATGCCACGCGCGCCGAAATCCAACGCACCATGCAGGGGCACTGCGGCGTCTTCCGCTTCCCGGATCTCATGGAGCAGGGTGTCGCGAAGATCCGTGCTCTTGAAGGCAACATCGGGCGCCTCCAGATCACTGACAAGAGCAAGGTGTTCAACACCGCGCGCATCGAAGCCCTCGAGCTCGAGAACCTGTACGAAGTCGCGCGCGCCACGATGGTCTCGGCCGAAGCCCGCAAGGAAACGCGCGGCTCGCACGACCGCGCCGATTTTCACGCGCGCGATGACGTGAACTGGCTCAAGCATTCACTCTGGTACAAGGAAGGCGACCGCCTCGACTACAAGGCCGTGAACCTGAAGCCCCTTTCCGTCGACTCCTTTGCCCCGAAAGCGCGGGTGTACTGA
- a CDS encoding succinate dehydrogenase assembly factor 2, whose amino-acid sequence MDSRGLERLKWRSRRGLLELDLIFERFWAGPGARLSDGQAAVLERLLAMPDNDLLDLMMGRAASPDPGVRELVGLMTEPE is encoded by the coding sequence ATGGACTCCCGCGGGCTCGAAAGGCTCAAGTGGCGCAGCCGCCGGGGACTCCTCGAGCTGGACCTGATTTTCGAGCGCTTCTGGGCCGGCCCGGGGGCGCGTTTGAGTGACGGGCAAGCGGCAGTGCTGGAACGGCTGCTCGCAATGCCCGACAATGACCTGCTCGACCTCATGATGGGGCGGGCGGCCAGCCCCGACCCGGGGGTCCGGGAACTCGTGGGCCTAATGACGGAGCCAGAATAA